From the genome of Sphingobacterium kitahiroshimense, one region includes:
- a CDS encoding winged helix-turn-helix domain-containing protein yields MNLDLTQYNKVFENKVRLQIMSVLMANDEYDFNSLKSILDVTDGNLASNLKTLEKEKYIEVFKTFVDRKPNTRYRRTTEGERAFEEHLKALEKLIKQQYK; encoded by the coding sequence GTGAATTTAGACTTAACACAGTATAATAAAGTATTTGAAAATAAAGTCCGCTTACAGATCATGAGCGTATTGATGGCTAATGACGAATATGATTTTAATTCATTAAAATCCATACTGGATGTCACTGATGGAAATCTGGCTTCTAATTTGAAAACATTGGAAAAGGAAAAATACATCGAAGTTTTTAAAACCTTTGTCGACAGAAAGCCAAATACACGATATAGAAGAACAACCGAAGGTGAAAGGGCTTTCGAAGAACATTTAAAGGCTCTTGAAAAATTGATCAAACAACAATACAAATAA
- a CDS encoding MlaD family protein: MKISNETKVGILAVIAVTLLFIGYSFLKGNDVFSSDNTYYTSYQAVDGLTASKPVLVNGYQIGRVSKMTLQPDGSILTEFKIKAEYKVPKNTVARIASTDLLGGKAIVFDMGNSTEMAKDGETLASGIQANIMDKVEPIQKRVETITIKLDSVLTVVNSVLDDQFQEDFKQSVHSISTSLKNVELITKDVEGLVGSERKRLTTIISNLEVITNTFKNNSGQITAIMSNLNTVTDKAAKLDFQQTMDKANMAMTDFQTIVDKINKGQGSIGLLINDNKLYDNLNNASESLDHLMKDIKEKPGKYIKLSIFGKKGEQEK; the protein is encoded by the coding sequence TTGAAAATATCAAACGAGACTAAAGTCGGAATTTTAGCTGTAATAGCAGTAACATTATTATTTATAGGATATAGCTTTTTAAAAGGTAATGATGTATTTAGCAGTGATAATACCTATTATACATCTTATCAGGCAGTGGATGGTCTTACAGCCTCTAAGCCTGTATTAGTGAACGGATATCAGATTGGCCGTGTTTCTAAGATGACATTGCAACCAGATGGAAGCATTCTCACAGAATTTAAAATTAAAGCCGAATACAAAGTTCCGAAAAATACCGTTGCACGTATAGCAAGTACAGATCTCCTGGGTGGAAAAGCAATTGTATTTGATATGGGCAATAGTACAGAAATGGCTAAAGATGGTGAAACATTAGCTTCAGGTATTCAGGCAAATATAATGGACAAAGTAGAGCCTATTCAGAAAAGAGTTGAAACCATCACCATAAAATTAGATTCTGTACTAACAGTTGTCAATTCTGTTTTGGACGATCAATTTCAAGAAGACTTTAAGCAAAGTGTTCATAGTATTTCAACATCTTTAAAAAATGTGGAGCTAATTACGAAAGATGTAGAAGGTCTGGTTGGTTCGGAACGTAAAAGATTAACCACGATTATCTCTAATCTTGAAGTTATTACCAATACATTTAAAAATAATAGCGGTCAGATCACAGCTATCATGTCCAATTTGAATACTGTAACAGATAAAGCAGCTAAATTAGATTTCCAACAAACTATGGATAAAGCTAATATGGCTATGACAGACTTCCAAACAATCGTAGATAAGATCAACAAAGGGCAGGGTTCAATTGGATTATTGATCAATGATAATAAGCTCTATGATAATTTGAATAATGCTTCAGAAAGCCTTGATCACCTGATGAAAGATATTAAAGAGAAGCCGGGAAAATACATTAAGCTTTCCATCTTTGGTAAAAAGGGAGAGCAGGAGAAATAA
- a CDS encoding trigger factor: MNISHEKVDAINAVITVDLAPEDYNPQVDKEIKDQAKKAKLPGFRPGLVPAAHIRRTYGKSILLDTVNKIVNDKITAYIGENKLEVLGQPLPIEETATYNWDYKDNFQFKYEIGLAPEFVNPFTKEAEFTEYDIKADDETLESRIKNLRRSYGKMTNPEVSEEGDVLYATLKQDKEDGIEKTTSVRTDIIEDAKIKKSLVGLKQDDTVKIDIKKAFNAEDISRILGITPEEVEALDVTKFELTVKNINRLEESDLNQEFFNKLFAEGEVTEEAEFRTKVKEEVENLFKQNSDQRLRNDMYTFGMEKVDVAFPEEFLKRWLKATNPSISEEELNEGFADFLNNLKWTIIENRVVTENGLEVKYDEVINLAKERIYAQIKMYNINEEPSDEQLSQYAIQMLQDREQGNRLFEEAKALKVFEFLKEQIKINKEEIEYSAFEKLA, encoded by the coding sequence ATGAACATTTCACACGAAAAAGTTGACGCGATCAACGCAGTAATTACAGTTGATTTAGCGCCAGAAGATTATAACCCACAAGTAGACAAAGAAATCAAGGATCAAGCTAAAAAAGCTAAATTACCTGGATTCCGCCCTGGTTTAGTGCCTGCAGCACATATTAGACGTACTTATGGTAAATCAATTTTGTTGGATACAGTAAACAAAATTGTTAATGATAAAATTACAGCGTACATCGGCGAGAATAAATTAGAAGTTTTAGGTCAACCTCTTCCTATTGAAGAAACGGCTACATATAACTGGGACTATAAAGATAACTTCCAATTTAAGTATGAAATTGGTTTAGCTCCAGAATTTGTAAATCCTTTCACTAAAGAAGCTGAATTTACAGAATATGACATTAAGGCTGATGATGAAACTTTAGAATCACGTATTAAAAATTTACGTCGTAGCTATGGTAAAATGACTAACCCTGAAGTTTCTGAAGAAGGTGATGTTTTATACGCTACGTTGAAACAAGATAAAGAAGACGGTATTGAGAAAACAACTTCGGTACGTACTGATATTATCGAAGATGCAAAAATTAAAAAATCTTTAGTAGGTCTTAAACAAGATGATACGGTTAAGATTGATATTAAAAAAGCATTCAATGCTGAAGATATCTCCCGTATTTTAGGAATCACTCCTGAGGAGGTTGAAGCTTTGGACGTTACTAAATTTGAGTTAACGGTAAAAAATATCAACCGTTTAGAAGAGTCTGATTTAAATCAGGAGTTCTTCAATAAATTGTTTGCTGAAGGCGAAGTTACTGAAGAAGCTGAATTCAGAACAAAAGTAAAAGAAGAAGTTGAAAACTTATTCAAACAAAATTCTGACCAACGTTTACGTAATGATATGTATACTTTCGGTATGGAAAAAGTTGATGTAGCTTTTCCAGAAGAGTTTTTGAAAAGATGGTTAAAAGCAACGAACCCAAGTATCTCTGAAGAAGAGTTGAACGAAGGTTTTGCTGATTTCTTGAATAACTTGAAATGGACGATCATTGAGAACCGTGTTGTTACTGAAAATGGTCTTGAAGTTAAATATGATGAAGTAATCAATTTGGCAAAAGAGCGTATTTATGCGCAGATCAAAATGTACAACATCAATGAGGAGCCAAGTGATGAGCAATTATCGCAATATGCAATTCAAATGTTGCAAGATAGAGAGCAAGGAAACCGTTTGTTCGAAGAAGCAAAAGCACTTAAAGTGTTCGAATTCTTAAAAGAGCAAATTAAAATCAATAAAGAAGAGATCGAATATAGTGCATTCGAAAAATTAGCGTAA
- the creD gene encoding cell envelope integrity protein CreD: protein METNKTPLLERIGSSIFAKLSTIVVLVLLLLIPLFWVKDLIEERKNRQSEVSSEIAFKWAGQQVISGPIIAIPYQVVKEIVTTDKNIISTKNTYITQYVYLMPKSLDINSTISPESLKRGIYKSVVYNAQLDLKGSFDAIDFNKIDLSGQELEWKNAKILIGLSDLKGLGASPSLVFNQTKIDFEPNMSALNPFENNMIAAIDLTQTKTTLGNFQIKFNVRGSQSINFLPLAKQTKIHTQGNWANPSFNGAVLADDRNITGNNFEATWNIPSFNRKFSQQWVGDAEKLYEIKNNYEISNAVSEGYSSTVEPTTTTESSIATEKDMIQINFLEEVNNYQKTTRVAKYGILIIILTFAALFFTEIIKKQRIHLIQYMLIGFAMVLFYSLLLSISEHLGFNLAYLLAALATIILIASFIKSITNDSRSALIFSGILSIFYSFIFILMQLRDYSLIVGTIGIFIILAILMRISTKINWYQYDKR from the coding sequence ATGGAAACAAATAAAACACCCCTCTTAGAACGTATTGGTTCATCTATTTTCGCCAAACTGAGTACCATTGTTGTACTGGTTCTATTACTGCTAATCCCATTATTCTGGGTGAAGGATCTTATTGAAGAAAGAAAAAATAGACAGTCAGAAGTAAGCAGTGAAATTGCATTTAAATGGGCTGGTCAACAGGTGATATCAGGCCCTATTATTGCCATCCCCTATCAGGTTGTAAAAGAAATTGTCACTACGGATAAGAATATCATCTCCACTAAGAATACCTACATAACGCAATACGTTTACCTAATGCCAAAATCATTGGACATTAATAGTACGATTTCACCAGAATCGCTTAAAAGAGGTATTTATAAAAGCGTCGTCTACAATGCCCAACTTGATTTAAAAGGTTCTTTTGATGCGATCGATTTTAACAAAATAGACTTGAGCGGTCAGGAACTAGAATGGAAAAATGCCAAAATACTAATTGGTTTAAGTGATCTTAAAGGGCTTGGAGCATCTCCAAGTTTGGTTTTCAATCAAACGAAAATTGACTTCGAACCTAATATGTCTGCTCTAAATCCTTTTGAGAATAACATGATTGCAGCCATCGATCTTACTCAAACAAAAACAACCTTAGGTAATTTTCAGATTAAATTTAATGTAAGAGGTTCGCAATCCATTAACTTCCTTCCATTGGCAAAACAGACTAAGATCCATACCCAGGGAAATTGGGCTAATCCAAGTTTTAACGGTGCCGTTTTAGCCGATGACCGAAATATAACAGGGAACAATTTTGAGGCAACCTGGAATATTCCAAGTTTCAACCGTAAATTTTCGCAACAATGGGTTGGTGATGCAGAGAAACTGTATGAAATTAAAAACAATTATGAAATCAGTAATGCCGTCAGTGAAGGATATAGCAGTACTGTCGAACCTACCACTACCACTGAGAGCAGTATAGCGACAGAAAAAGATATGATTCAAATCAACTTCTTAGAGGAAGTCAATAATTATCAAAAAACTACCCGTGTAGCCAAATATGGAATTTTGATTATTATTCTAACATTTGCGGCACTGTTCTTCACAGAAATTATAAAAAAACAACGCATACATCTTATACAGTATATGCTGATTGGTTTTGCTATGGTACTCTTTTACTCCCTGCTTCTTTCCATTAGTGAGCATCTCGGTTTCAACCTCGCTTACCTACTAGCCGCATTAGCTACTATTATTCTTATCGCTTCATTCATTAAATCTATTACCAATGATAGCAGGTCTGCACTTATCTTTTCTGGAATACTTTCCATTTTCTATAGTTTCATATTTATCTTAATGCAATTACGTGATTATTCACTGATAGTGGGTACAATAGGTATATTTATCATATTGGCAATTTTAATGCGCATATCCACAAAGATCAATTGGTATCAATACGATAAACGATGA
- a CDS encoding N-acetylmuramoyl-L-alanine amidase family protein, producing the protein MKLDLNIRKRKLIFFLAPAIFLFMVLTSATPPSNTISKAHVTPPQDYQIKTIVIDAGHGGRDSGAKGSRSLEKNIALEVALKLGKEIERQLPGVRVMFTRRTDEFIDLYKRIRMANAAKADIFISIHCNSAPGRSSRGTETIVSGSHRLGEQTAAIRENASLLLEENYKENYQGFDPKDPESYIIFSLMKNQYREKSVKLANLMQQEYVKSGRVSRGILEQGLAVLAEAGMPAVLTEIGFVNNRAEEDYMLSDEGQSEIVQNLVSAISAFKKSVER; encoded by the coding sequence ATGAAATTAGATTTGAATATTAGAAAGCGGAAACTTATATTTTTTTTAGCTCCAGCGATTTTTCTATTTATGGTTTTGACGAGTGCTACTCCTCCAAGCAATACTATTTCTAAAGCGCATGTTACTCCACCCCAGGATTATCAAATTAAAACAATTGTAATTGATGCCGGCCACGGTGGGAGGGATTCCGGAGCCAAAGGATCACGTTCTTTGGAAAAAAATATAGCTTTAGAGGTGGCTTTGAAATTAGGTAAAGAAATCGAAAGACAGTTGCCTGGAGTACGCGTAATGTTTACCCGTAGAACAGATGAGTTTATTGATTTATATAAGCGTATCCGAATGGCTAATGCTGCGAAGGCTGATATTTTTATATCGATTCACTGTAATTCTGCACCAGGAAGATCCTCAAGAGGTACAGAAACAATTGTATCAGGTTCACATCGCTTAGGTGAGCAGACTGCTGCCATTCGTGAAAATGCGTCCCTATTATTAGAGGAGAATTATAAAGAAAATTATCAGGGATTTGACCCAAAAGATCCAGAGAGTTATATCATCTTCTCTTTGATGAAAAATCAATACCGCGAGAAAAGTGTCAAATTAGCAAATCTGATGCAACAAGAATATGTTAAATCAGGAAGAGTAAGCCGAGGGATTCTTGAACAGGGATTGGCAGTATTAGCAGAAGCAGGAATGCCAGCGGTTTTGACCGAAATTGGTTTTGTAAATAATCGTGCAGAAGAAGACTATATGCTATCGGATGAAGGACAAAGTGAGATCGTACAAAACTTAGTCTCAGCAATCAGCGCATTCAAAAAAAGCGTAGAAAGATAA
- a CDS encoding class I SAM-dependent methyltransferase: MKQNKYDDPSFFENYGKIQRSIDGLNAAGEWHVLQRMLPDFQNKKVLDLGCGYGWHSIYAKQKGAKNVIGIDLSQKMIDKAKEHSKNFEIEYKKMAIEDINFDYEEFDVVISSLAFHYLKDLSSVFMKINQILKKGGSFVFSMEHPAFTSRAEQDWFKDENGNRLHWPMDNYQEEGQRNTRFLGHEVTKYHRNLETIINTVIKSNFDIQQISESKPSEEVLKIYPEMKDEMRRPIFIIIAAIKK; this comes from the coding sequence ATGAAGCAAAACAAATATGATGATCCTAGCTTCTTTGAAAACTATGGAAAGATACAACGTTCTATAGATGGTTTAAATGCTGCTGGAGAATGGCATGTTTTACAGAGAATGTTACCCGATTTCCAGAATAAGAAAGTACTTGATCTAGGTTGCGGATATGGATGGCACAGTATTTATGCTAAGCAAAAAGGGGCTAAAAATGTAATTGGAATTGACTTATCTCAAAAAATGATTGATAAAGCAAAAGAGCATTCCAAAAACTTTGAAATTGAATATAAAAAAATGGCCATCGAGGATATTAATTTTGACTATGAAGAATTTGATGTCGTTATTAGTTCACTTGCATTCCATTACCTAAAAGATTTAAGCAGTGTTTTTATGAAAATAAATCAAATTCTTAAAAAAGGAGGAAGTTTTGTCTTTTCAATGGAGCACCCTGCTTTTACTTCAAGAGCTGAACAGGATTGGTTTAAGGATGAAAATGGAAATCGTCTGCATTGGCCGATGGACAATTATCAGGAAGAAGGTCAAAGAAACACTCGATTTCTTGGACACGAGGTAACTAAATACCATCGAAATTTAGAAACTATCATCAACACAGTTATTAAATCTAATTTTGATATTCAACAAATATCGGAATCCAAACCTTCAGAGGAAGTTTTAAAAATTTATCCGGAAATGAAAGACGAGATGAGAAGGCCAATATTTATTATAATTGCTGCCATAAAGAAATAA
- a CDS encoding alpha/beta hydrolase family protein has product MKKKSLITLSILLCASASIAQENKETKMVLNMENTTKAPLDPQTLWKLGRVSGEGISTDGKTLIYGVSNYAIETNSSEKNLYTLSLETGNTAPLTSEKGGESVVQITENGDIIYLFKGQLWKKNRYKGEAIQLTHSETDLENVKLSPNGQYILFSKAVLIKKYHSTDKYPDLPKSDAYVFDNLDYRHWDTFNNGKFNHPFVASYNNGKIGEAIDLLQDEPFYSPQMPFGGSEDFEWTPDSKAVLYVSKKRFGTAYAVSTNTDIYRYDLTSKQTTNLTEGMNGYDTNPTYSPDGTKLTWLSMKKDGYEADKNDIIIFDKASSQRLNLTAHWDGTVNSFIWSKDNRKIYFVAPSKGTVQLFELTVPTNLKNKSLASIKQISEGNFDITGIVGQVANQLIVTSTKFTRATEIYKYDLANKTLTALTTVNDKMYAHISDNKIESRITKASDGQDLFSWVIYPPDFDPTKKYPTILYCEGGPQSALTQFYSFRWNLQLIASQGYIVIAPNRRGMPGWGVKWNEAISKDWGGQPIRDYLSAIDDISKEKYVDTTRRAAIGASYGGYSVYMLAGVHENRFKTLIAHNGLFDMRSWYGTTEELFFANHELGGPYWDKANVKSYTEFNPSEYVDKWNTPILIFQGGHDYRVPIGQGLGAFEAAQLKKIKSRLVYLPDENHWVLSGHNAQVWQREFFGWLKETL; this is encoded by the coding sequence ATGAAAAAAAAATCTTTAATAACGCTTTCCATTTTATTATGCGCTTCGGCATCAATAGCTCAGGAAAACAAAGAAACCAAAATGGTTCTTAATATGGAAAACACCACAAAAGCACCATTAGATCCGCAGACACTTTGGAAATTAGGCCGAGTTTCTGGAGAAGGAATTTCAACAGATGGAAAAACTTTAATATATGGTGTCTCTAATTATGCTATAGAAACAAACAGTTCGGAAAAAAACCTTTACACATTATCCCTAGAAACAGGTAACACAGCTCCTCTAACAAGTGAAAAGGGCGGCGAGTCTGTTGTACAGATTACAGAAAATGGCGATATCATTTACTTGTTCAAAGGGCAACTTTGGAAAAAGAATAGATATAAAGGTGAAGCTATACAATTGACACACAGCGAAACTGATCTAGAAAATGTAAAACTCTCTCCAAATGGTCAATATATTTTATTTAGCAAAGCAGTTTTAATCAAAAAATATCACAGTACCGACAAATATCCTGATTTACCAAAATCTGACGCTTATGTTTTTGACAATCTTGACTACCGTCATTGGGACACGTTCAATAATGGAAAATTCAATCATCCATTTGTAGCCAGCTATAACAACGGTAAGATTGGCGAAGCAATTGATTTATTGCAGGATGAGCCTTTCTATAGCCCTCAAATGCCATTTGGCGGTTCTGAAGATTTTGAATGGACACCAGATAGTAAAGCTGTGCTATATGTCAGTAAAAAAAGGTTTGGAACAGCGTATGCCGTGAGTACAAATACGGATATCTACCGCTATGATCTTACTTCTAAGCAAACAACAAATCTGACTGAGGGTATGAATGGCTATGATACCAACCCGACTTACAGTCCAGATGGAACTAAGTTAACTTGGCTAAGTATGAAAAAAGATGGTTACGAAGCCGATAAAAATGATATCATTATTTTCGATAAAGCATCATCTCAGCGTTTAAATCTTACTGCACATTGGGACGGCACAGTAAACTCTTTCATATGGAGCAAGGACAATCGTAAGATTTATTTTGTGGCACCATCCAAAGGTACCGTACAACTTTTCGAACTGACTGTTCCTACTAATTTAAAAAACAAATCTTTAGCATCGATTAAACAAATCTCTGAAGGAAATTTTGATATCACAGGAATTGTGGGACAGGTAGCCAATCAGTTGATCGTAACATCAACAAAATTCACAAGAGCTACAGAGATTTACAAATATGACTTAGCGAATAAAACGTTAACGGCATTGACGACTGTCAATGATAAAATGTATGCTCATATCAGTGATAATAAAATTGAATCCAGAATTACAAAAGCTTCTGATGGCCAAGATCTTTTTTCTTGGGTAATTTATCCGCCAGATTTTGACCCAACAAAAAAATACCCAACGATTTTATATTGCGAAGGTGGCCCTCAGTCTGCACTGACCCAGTTTTACTCATTCCGTTGGAATCTACAGCTTATCGCTTCTCAAGGTTATATTGTGATCGCTCCAAATCGTCGCGGGATGCCTGGCTGGGGAGTCAAATGGAATGAAGCAATATCCAAAGATTGGGGCGGACAGCCTATACGGGATTATTTATCTGCCATTGATGATATTTCTAAAGAGAAATATGTAGATACAACACGTCGTGCTGCTATCGGTGCTAGTTATGGTGGTTATTCAGTATATATGCTAGCTGGAGTACATGAAAATAGATTTAAAACATTAATTGCACATAACGGCTTATTCGATATGAGAAGTTGGTATGGTACGACAGAAGAATTGTTTTTCGCGAACCACGAACTAGGCGGTCCTTATTGGGATAAAGCAAATGTAAAATCATATACCGAATTCAACCCTTCTGAATATGTTGACAAGTGGAATACACCAATATTAATCTTTCAAGGAGGTCATGACTACCGCGTGCCGATTGGCCAGGGACTAGGTGCTTTTGAGGCTGCACAATTGAAGAAAATCAAAAGTAGATTAGTTTATTTACCCGACGAAAATCACTGGGTGCTATCAGGGCATAATGCTCAGGTATGGCAAAGAGAATTTTTCGGATGGCTGAAAGAAACCTTATAA
- a CDS encoding DUF6266 family protein: MAILKAGVNGPFSGKVGSIVGYELNDQTIIRSLPAVVKRAPSKLTIINRMRMKVVSKFLSHLKAPIAFGYKNLAPKGSRVGTFQTAQSYLLNNALDYDAENMPYVNPEKVLVFRGDMVPPLLINVERRDNSLYIEWNTDACKGYPAAVAVLAYVIEKSCILNEGTAISTEGKMVWEHTQFSNDEEQVHIYVGFYDMLHDKFSDSVYGGCV, from the coding sequence ATGGCAATATTAAAAGCAGGAGTAAACGGACCATTTTCGGGTAAAGTGGGAAGTATTGTTGGCTATGAATTAAATGATCAAACCATTATTCGTTCTCTACCCGCAGTGGTAAAAAGAGCCCCTAGCAAGTTGACCATCATTAACCGGATGCGTATGAAAGTGGTATCCAAATTTCTAAGTCATCTTAAAGCACCGATCGCGTTTGGTTATAAAAATCTTGCACCAAAAGGTAGCCGTGTCGGAACTTTTCAGACGGCTCAGTCCTATCTACTCAACAATGCCTTAGATTATGATGCCGAAAATATGCCCTATGTTAATCCTGAAAAAGTGCTGGTGTTTAGAGGTGATATGGTTCCGCCACTGCTCATTAATGTGGAACGTAGGGACAATAGTTTGTATATTGAATGGAATACTGATGCCTGTAAGGGTTATCCTGCGGCAGTCGCTGTGCTGGCATATGTGATTGAAAAGTCGTGTATTTTGAATGAAGGAACAGCCATCTCAACAGAGGGTAAAATGGTATGGGAACATACACAATTTTCAAATGATGAGGAGCAGGTGCATATCTATGTCGGTTTCTACGATATGCTTCATGATAAATTCTCAGATTCTGTATATGGAGGATGCGTATAA
- a CDS encoding Coq4 family protein, whose amino-acid sequence MKIRLTIMLALYNSSQKIYTELFKQNKSAWKISKEDFLKFPKDSLGYHIGIFYQEKGFDVIPKLENHDVFHVITECGTEIQDEVAMQYLLLGNGKISLYQFAMIGIGTCIYPEYLKTYFRALAKGNSMQKFYDLDFKALLKIPLAEIKNSLSFNLKTHLNHHNLTAL is encoded by the coding sequence ATGAAAATACGATTAACCATAATGCTCGCTTTGTACAACTCCAGTCAAAAGATTTACACAGAGTTATTTAAACAAAATAAATCAGCTTGGAAAATCAGTAAAGAAGATTTTCTAAAATTCCCGAAAGACTCTTTAGGATATCATATAGGTATATTCTATCAAGAGAAAGGTTTTGATGTTATCCCAAAACTAGAGAATCACGATGTGTTTCATGTCATCACAGAGTGCGGCACAGAAATACAGGACGAAGTTGCTATGCAGTATCTATTACTTGGCAATGGAAAGATAAGTTTATACCAATTTGCCATGATTGGAATAGGGACCTGTATATATCCCGAATATCTAAAAACGTACTTCAGAGCATTAGCAAAAGGAAATTCTATGCAAAAATTCTATGATCTGGATTTTAAGGCATTATTGAAAATTCCTTTAGCTGAAATCAAAAACAGCTTATCTTTTAATTTAAAAACACACCTTAACCATCATAATTTAACAGCATTATAA